The Terriglobales bacterium genomic sequence GCCCTGACCTGATTCGCGACATCCACGCCGGCTTTCTTGAGGTGGGTTGCGACGTCATCGAGACCAACACCTTCGGCGCCACCCGCATCGTGCTGCAGGAGTACAGCCTGGAGACGCAGGTGGGCAGCATGAACCAGGCGGCGGCGCAGATCGCGCGCGCGGTGGCGGATGAGTTCTCGACCAAGGAGAAGCCGCGCTTCGTGGCCGGCTCCATGGGGCCGACCACCAAGCTGCCCTCGCTGGGGCACATCGGCTTTGACGAGATGGCGGCGGCGTATCTGGAGCAGGCCAGCGCGCTCATTGCCGGCGGCGTGGACATCCTGCTGGTCGAGACCTGCCAGGATGTGCTGCAAGCGAAAGCGGCGCTGGCCGCCGTCTTCGACGCCATGCGGCTGGCCGGCAAGCGCCTGCCGGTGACCGTGCAGGTGACGCTCGAGGCCACGGGCACCATGCTGCTGGGGACGGAAATTGGCGCGGCGCTGACCGCGCTCGAACCCTTCGACGTGGACATCGTCGGACTGAACTGCGCCACCGGGCCGCGCGAGATGAACGACGCCGTCCGCTACCTCTGCCACAACTCGACCAAACACGTCTCCGTGCTGCCCAACGCCGGGCTGCCGCAGAACGTCGGCGGCAAGGCGGTGTACTCGCTCCAGCCGGCGGAGCTGGCGGAGTTCCACTCGCTCTTCATACGCGAGTATGGTGCGCGCATCGTGGGCGGATGCTGCGGCACCACGCCGGAGCATCTGAAGGCGGTGGTGGAGGCGTGCTCGAACCTGGAGCCGGCGAAGCGGGAAGTGCAGCCGCAGGCGGCGGCGTCGAGCGCGTACACCTCCGTCCCGCTCGACCTCGAGCCCAAGCCGCTGATCGTGGCGGAAGAAATGAACACCACCACGCGGGTCGAGACCTTCCGCAATCTGGTGCGCGCCCAGAACTACGACGAGATCCTGGCGGTGGCCAAGCGGCTGGCGAACGAGGGCTCGCACATGCTCGACCTGTGCTGCGCCATCGTGGGCGAAGACGAGAAGGCCTACATCACCGGCGTGCTGGGAAAAATCGCGACGCGCGTGCCGGCGCCCATCCTGGTGGATTCGACCGAGGCTGACGTGGTGGACGAGGCGCTGAAGCGCATCCCCGGCAAGGCGCTCATCAACTCCATCAACCTGGAGGACGGCGAGAAGCGCACCGCGACCGTGCTGCCCATGGCCAAGCGTTATGGCGCCGGAGTCATCGCCCTGACAATCGACGAGCAGGGCATGGCGCTCACCGCGGACAAGAAAGTGGCGATCGCCAAGCGCATCTTCGAACTGGCCACGAAGAAGTACGGCATCCGGCCGGTGGACCTCGTGTTCGACGCCCTTACGCTCCCCATCTCCACCGGACAGGACGAGTACCGCACTGCGGGGATGGAGACTCTGGCCGCGGTCCGCCGCATCAAGCAGGAGCTGCCCGAGGTGAAGACCATCCTCGGGGTCAGCAACATCTCGTTCGGGCTGAACGTGTATCCGCGCCGCGTGCTGAACAGCGTGTTCATGCACGAAGCCGTGGACCACGGCCTCGACATCGCCATCGTTAACTACAGCAAAATCTATCCCTTATACCGGATCCCTGAGCAAGAGGTAGAGCTGGCCCGGCGGCTGATCTTCCACGATACCTCGCAGGGCGACCCGCTACAGAAATATCTGGCGTACTTCAGTGGATTGGAGAACAAACCGGTCGCCGAGCCGGTGCACGTGGAGACGCTGGCGGTCGAGGACAAACTCAAGCACTGCATCATCAACGGAGAGAAGGCGCTGGGCGACGGCAAGCTGCGCCAGACGCTGGAGCAGATCCTCGAAGACGCGCTCCAGCAGTACTCGCCGCTCGACCTCATCAACAACGTCCTGCTGGACGGCATGCGCACGGTCGGCGAGCTGTTCGGCGCGCGCAAAATGCAGCTGCCATCGGTGCTGGATTCGGCCTCGGTGATGAAGCAGGCGGTGGCGTATCTGGAGCCGAAGATGGAGAAGTCCGCCGGGATGGAGAAGGGAATCCTCGTGCTGGCTACGGTGAAGGGCGACGTCCACGACATCGGCAAGAACCTGGTGGACATCATCCTCACCAACAACGGCTACAAGGTGGTGAACCTGGGGATCAAGCAGCCGGCGGACGCTATCATCGCCGCGGCCCAGGAGCACTCCGCCAGCGCCATCGGGCTGAGCGGCCTGCTGGTGAAATCCACGGTGGAGATGAAGTACGTGCTGGAGGACCTGGAGCGGCAGAAGCTTCAGTTCCCGGTGATCTGCGGCGGGGCGGCGCTCACGCGCAAATACGTGGAAGACGACCTGCGGCGGGAGTACTCCTCCGGAGTCTTCTACGGCGAAGACGCCTTCGCGGGACTGCGCCTGATGAACGACCTCACGTCCGGAGAAAGTTTGCGGACCGAGCGGATCGCCGAAGGCCGCAAGGTGAAGACCTATGCCAAGGCCGCTGCCGTGGCTGAAGTCGCCGCCGAACCCGCGCCCGTCCGCCCGCAGCGGGTGGAGATCCCGCGACCGCCGTTCCTGGGCGCGCATGTTGCCAAAGACTTCGACCTGCGCGAGCTCTTCGACTACATCAACGAGACCGCGCTCTTCAAGAACCAGTGGCAACTGAAGACGGCGTCGGCGGAGGACTACACGCGATTGGTCCGCGAGAAGTTCCGCCCCATCCTGGAAGAGTTGAAGCAGGAAGTCCTGGCCGCAGGCTGGTTCGAGCCCAAGGCGGTGTATGGGTACTTCCTCTGTCAGGCCGACGGCAACGACCTCGTCCTCTATGACCCTGCCGACCGCTCCCGAGAGATCCAGCGCTTCACCTTCCCGCGCCAGAGGGAGGGCCGCCGGCTCGCGATCCCCGACTACTTCGCTGAGCGCGGCTCCGGCCACCTGGACGTGGTCGGCATGTCGGTGGTGACGGTGGGGGCGCGCGCCTCCGAGGTCACGCACAAGCTCTTCGAGGCCGGCGAGTACACCCGCTACCTGTATGTGCACGGCCTGAGCGTCGAGACAGCCGAGGCCCTGGCCGAACTCCTGCACAAGCGCATGCGCGAGGAGCTGGGCATCGCCGTGGACGACGCCCCCGCCATCCGCGACCTCTTCCACCAGAAGTATCGCGGCTCGCGCTATTCCTTCGGCTACCCCGCGTGCCCCAACCTGGAAGACCAGGTCAAGA encodes the following:
- the metH gene encoding methionine synthase — its product is MADFLQTVRERVVIYDGAMGTSIQVRQTTPDDFWGCEGCNEVLALSRPDLIRDIHAGFLEVGCDVIETNTFGATRIVLQEYSLETQVGSMNQAAAQIARAVADEFSTKEKPRFVAGSMGPTTKLPSLGHIGFDEMAAAYLEQASALIAGGVDILLVETCQDVLQAKAALAAVFDAMRLAGKRLPVTVQVTLEATGTMLLGTEIGAALTALEPFDVDIVGLNCATGPREMNDAVRYLCHNSTKHVSVLPNAGLPQNVGGKAVYSLQPAELAEFHSLFIREYGARIVGGCCGTTPEHLKAVVEACSNLEPAKREVQPQAAASSAYTSVPLDLEPKPLIVAEEMNTTTRVETFRNLVRAQNYDEILAVAKRLANEGSHMLDLCCAIVGEDEKAYITGVLGKIATRVPAPILVDSTEADVVDEALKRIPGKALINSINLEDGEKRTATVLPMAKRYGAGVIALTIDEQGMALTADKKVAIAKRIFELATKKYGIRPVDLVFDALTLPISTGQDEYRTAGMETLAAVRRIKQELPEVKTILGVSNISFGLNVYPRRVLNSVFMHEAVDHGLDIAIVNYSKIYPLYRIPEQEVELARRLIFHDTSQGDPLQKYLAYFSGLENKPVAEPVHVETLAVEDKLKHCIINGEKALGDGKLRQTLEQILEDALQQYSPLDLINNVLLDGMRTVGELFGARKMQLPSVLDSASVMKQAVAYLEPKMEKSAGMEKGILVLATVKGDVHDIGKNLVDIILTNNGYKVVNLGIKQPADAIIAAAQEHSASAIGLSGLLVKSTVEMKYVLEDLERQKLQFPVICGGAALTRKYVEDDLRREYSSGVFYGEDAFAGLRLMNDLTSGESLRTERIAEGRKVKTYAKAAAVAEVAAEPAPVRPQRVEIPRPPFLGAHVAKDFDLRELFDYINETALFKNQWQLKTASAEDYTRLVREKFRPILEELKQEVLAAGWFEPKAVYGYFLCQADGNDLVLYDPADRSREIQRFTFPRQREGRRLAIPDYFAERGSGHLDVVGMSVVTVGARASEVTHKLFEAGEYTRYLYVHGLSVETAEALAELLHKRMREELGIAVDDAPAIRDLFHQKYRGSRYSFGYPACPNLEDQVKMFALLHPEESIGVRLTSGFQLEPEQSTSALVVHHPQAKYFVV